DNA from Bordetella genomosp. 13:
CCGATCAGGCATTGCGTGGTCTCGGTGCCCGCGACGAAAGACATGATGCAGGCGAAAGCGACCTCCTCTTCGGCCAATCGGTCGCCGGCGCTTTCCGCGTCGCACAGCATGCTTACCAGATTGCGCAGCCCGGCGCGGCGCACCGCGCGCGAGTGCGCGCTGAAGTAGTCGGTCAGCGTGGCGAGCGAACGGCCCACGGCGGCGAAATGCGCCGGCGTCATCAGGCCCGGATCCAGCAGATAGCGGATCACGTGGATGTGCCGGGCGATGTCGCCGCGAGCCATCGCGGGCACGCCCATCCATGCGCACAACACGTTCACCGGCAGCGGCTGGCCGACGCGCTCGACCAGATCGTCGTTGCCATGGGCGTCGAAATCGTCCAGGCAGGCCAGGACCTCGGCATCGATCAACCCGTACAGTTCGCGTATGGTGGCGGGCGTGTAGGCCTGGTTGATCAGGCGCCGCAGTCGGGTGTGCTCGGGCGCATCGGTGAACACGATCGAGTTGCGGATGAAGCGCTCGATCTGACCCACGTCGCCCACGCCCTGTTTGCGGGCGCTGCGCACGATGGTGTCCGGAATCAGCGCCACGCTAAGGCGCCGGTCTTTCAGCGCGGCCTGGACGTCGGCGTAGCGGGTCAGTATGCGCGTGCCCATCGTCAGCAGGTACGGCGCTTCGTGCCGCAGCCGCGCGTAGACCGCGTGCGGATCCTGCATGAAGGCCGGATCCATCGGATTGAAGCGCACGGGCGCGGCCGTGCGGACAGCGTCAGCCATGGTCTCTGCTCCATCGTTGCGCCGTCCGTGCGCCGGTTCCGCCGGCGCACGGACGGCCACGGGATCAATACGCGGCGCTTTCTTTCCAGCTCGGCGTGATCGGCCGCAGCGCCAGGCGCAACAACCCGATCTTGCCCATGTAGAAACCCACCGCGGTCTGCGTGAGGTAGGTCTCGTAGCGCGCCGTGGTCTCTTCGCCCACCAGCGCCACGGCCTCGTCTCGCCGCGACCGCAGGTTGCGCGCCCACGCTTCCATGGTGCGCGCGTAGTGCAGCCGGTGGTTGTAGACCGTGGTGATCTCCATCACGCCATCGGCCGCGCGCGCGATCTCGTCTAGCGTGGGCAGGTCGGAGGCGGGGAAGATCTCGTTGTTGATGAAGGCGCTGGAATCCTCGCGGCGCATGTTGCCGTAGGCGATGCTCTGCAGCGACATGCGGCCGTGCGGCGCCAGCCACTGGCGGCACTTTTCGAAGAAGTGGCGATAGACCTCGATCTTTTCCTCGATGCTGTCCTCGGGCTTCGCGAAGTGCTCGAACGCGCCGACCGAGATGATCGAGTCGTACGGGGCCTGCGGCTCGTGGTCCACCCAGCTTTCCAGCCGGATCTCGGCCTTGGACAGTCCCATGGCGCGCACGTACTCGGCCTGGTCGTCGCTCAGCGTCAGCCCCACGACCTGCTGCACGTTCGGCATGGCGCACGCGGCGGCCACCACGCCGCCCCAGCCGCAGCCGACGTCCATTACGCGACTAGCGCGCGAGACGCGGGCCTGCTGCAGATGCAGGTCGATCTTGCGACGCTGCGCCGCGGCCAGCGTGTCCTTGGCGGACTGCCCTTCCTCGGCCCACAGCGCCGATGAATAGGTCATGGAGTCATCCAGCCACAGCTGGTAGAACTCGCGGCCCACGTCGTAGTGGTATTTGATGGCGTCGGGCGATCCGCCGTAATCCTGTTCCAGCTCGGCTACCGTGTTCATGGCGGTCTCCGGGCTCAGGCCAGACGGCCGGCGACTTCGGCCGCCACGCCGCGCAGCGTGCTTTGCGAGAACAGCACCGACGGGGGAATGTCCACGCCCAACCATTCCTCCATCTCGATGAGCATCGAGGTCAGCACGGCGGAATCCAGCCCGAAGCTGTCCAGCTCGTCGTCCGGCCCGACCTGCGCCGGATCGATGTTCAACGCGCGACCCACATACTCGGCGCACCATTCGATGATGCGTGCTTCCTGGCCCTGCTGCAGCACTTCGGTCATGACACTGCTCCTTGAAAGGAAGGGAGGAACAACAGGCAGCTCAGCGCCGGATTCCGGCGGCCGGCGCCATGGCGGCCTGCGCTTCGCGCAGGGCGATCTGCTCGCGCGCGGGCACTTTGATGTCCCAGGCCAGGCCAAGCCAGCCCAGGACTTTGATGAACCAGTAGCCGGGATCGACGCGGTACCAGGCCAGGCCGAAAGACGCCGAGCCCGGGAACGCGTGATGGTTGTGGTGCCACGATTCGCCGAAGATGAAGGGCGCCAGCAGGCCGATGTTGCGGCTCTGGTCCCGGGTGGCGAAGACCCGCTTGCCCATCAGGTGGCAGAACGAGTTCAGCGACCAGATGCCGTGCTCCAGCACGAACATGCGCACCATGCCGCCCCACAGGAATCCCGTCAGCAGTCCCAGCCAGGATTGCGTGATCAGCGCCACCGCGACGGCAGGCAGGATGAAGCCCAGCGCGACCCAGTGGTAATAGCGGCGGCTGACCGCGACCATGTAGCGCTCGCGCACCAGGTCGGGCGCATAGTGCACGACGTTGGGATAGGGATGCGCGATCATCCACGTGAAGTGCGCGTGGATGAAACCGCGCAGCTTGCCCTTGAAGCCGGGGCCGTGCAGGTTGGGCGAATGCATGTCGCCTTCCTGGTCGCCCCGCTCGTGGTGCCGACGATGCATGGCCACCCACGACAGCACGCCGCCCTGCCCCGCCATCGACCCGGCGATGGCCAGCAATACGCGCATGGTCTTTCCGGTCTTGTACGACTTGTGCGCGAACAGGCGGTGATAGCCCGAGGAAATGCCCAGGCCCGAGATCACCCACATGACGAAGAATGCGCCCAGCTCCGGCCAACCTGGCGGGATGACGGGGATCAGCGCGAAGGCCGCCACCGCGCCCACCATGGGCAGCACGTCGAACAACAGGAAGTGGCGCCGCTGCAATCGGTGCAGATAAGGGTCGTCGATGACCCGTCGTTGGCTGTCCTGCCCCAGCGTCGCGCGGGTATAGACAGACTGGTACTCCTGCTCGAATTCCATAGCCATCGGTATCTCCCGCGTGTGGTCGCGTTTCAGGACATCGCTTGCGCCATGGCGGAGGCCACGGCGGTCTGGCGTTGCGTACTGACTGCCCAACTACTGCGAACTGACTGCCGATCTACTGCTGCTGCGTGCTGGCGGACGGCCATGGGCGGCCGCCCGGCTTGCTCAGGGACTGTCGACCAGGATGACGTGGAGCTGTCTGGGGCCGTGCACCCCGATCTCCACGACCTGTTCGACATCGGCCGTGCGCGACGGCCCGGTGATGATGTTGACGGTGCGGGGCATGGCCGCCGCCACGCGCCGCAATGCCTGCTCGAGCGTGGCCACGATGGCCGCGCGGCGCAGCACCGCGATGCACACGTCCGGTACGAAATTCAATGTGGTGGGCGTCTGCGGCGAGGACACCAGCATCAGGCTGCCCGTTTCGGCGACGCCGGCCTCGCACAGCGCCACCGCCGTCGTGTCGTCGGAGCGAGCCGCTCCGCCGCGCACTTGCAGGCTGGTGGGCCACCTCAGTTCGCACAGCGCCGCCGCGGCCACCAGCCGTGGCGGCAGATCCCATTGCGCGACATAGCGCGCGGCCTCCGCCGGCACGTCCTGCAGATTTGCCACGCGCACGCAGGTGGCCTGCGCGGCACTGGCCTTCTCGATGAACAGGCTCGCCAGCCCGACCTGGCCCGCATGGTCCGGCGCCTGCCAGGCACGCGGCGGGGGTGGCGGCTGCACCGCGGTGGCGCCACCCCGCCCCAGGGCCTGGCGGATGTCGTCGAGCACCGCGTTGCGCGCATTCATTGCGGCCTCCCCGCGCGCCGGCGCGACGCATCGCGTGCGCGCCATTGTTCCTGGAAGGTCCTGCCCTGCGGGGCCGGCAGGTCGCGCGAACGCGTCCAGCCTTGGGCCAGCGGCAGGCGCGAGATCGCGCCGCTGCGTCCGGCGATGCGCCGCAGCGCGCGCGCCGCCAGCCGGTTCAGGCCGCGGTACAACGCGGGGCGCAGGGCCACTGCCGCCCATACGGCAAGCATGCCGCGCGCCATGGGCGAGCCCAGCCGCCGCTCGAACTGCGCGCCGCGCAGCTGCTTGAGCAACTGAGGCAGCGGGATTTTCACGGGGCACACTTCCTGGCAGCGGCCATTGAGCGTGCACGCGTTGGGCAGGTCGGGCGCATGCTCGATGCCGCGCATCAGTGGAGTCAGCACCGCGCCCATGGGGCCGGGGTAGACCCAGCCGTAGGCATGGCCGCCCACCGCGCCATAGACGGGGCAATGGTTCATGCAGGCGCCACAGCGGATGCAGCGCAGCATGTCGCGGAAAGCACCCGCCAGCATGCGGCTGCGGCCGTTGTCCACCAGCACCACGTGATACTCGCGCGGGCCGTCCAGGTCGTCGGCCCTGCGCGGCCCCGTGCTGAACGTCGTGTAGGCGGTGATCTCCTGCCCCGTGGCGCTGCGCCCCAACAGGCGCGTGAACAGGGCCACGTCTTCCAGCGTGGGCACGACGCGCTCGATGCCCGCCGTGACGATGTGCACGCGCGCCAGGGTGGACGACAGATCGCCGTTGCCTTCGTTCGTGCAGATGACGCTGGTGCCCGTCTGCGCCACCAGGTAGTTCGCCCCGGTGATGCCCACGTCCGCGGCGAAGAACTTCTCGCGCAGCACTTCGCGCGCTTCGCGCACCACGTCGCTGACCGTGCGCGGCGCGCCGCCCGCGCGTCCCGGATGGTGGGCATCGAACAGGTCGGATATCTGGCCGATGGTCTTGTGCAGGGCCGGAAACACGATGTGGCTGGGCATCTCGTGCGCCAGCTGCACGATGTACTCGCCCAGGTCGGTCTCCGCGACCTCCATGCCGGCCGCCTCCAGCGCCGCGTTCAGCCCGATCTCTTCGCCGACCATGGACTTGCCGCGCGCCACGGTGCGCGCGCCGGCCGCGCGGCAGATGCCCAGCACGATCTCGCGCGCCTGCTGCGCATCGCGTGCCCAGTGCACCTTGCCGCCGGCCTGCGTGACCTGCCGCTCGTATGCCAGCAGATAGTGGTCGAGATGCTGCAGCACATGGTCCTTCAAATGTCGCGCCTGTTCGCGCAGCAGCTCGAACTCGGGCATCAGGCTGACCACGCGGCGACGCTTCTGTATCCAGCCGTCGCCCAGCGCGCCCAGCGCGGACTGCAATGGGGCGTCGGTCAGCGCGCGATCGACGCGCTGCCTGAAGGTATCGGGAAGCGTCTCGGGCATCATTGAGGCTGCCCCAGTCCGGAACCGTGGCGACCCGTCAGCAGCTCGGTGACGTGGCATACCTTGATGGGCACCGCGTCGCGGCGCAGGCGGCCGCTCAGGTGCAGCAGGCAACCCATGTCGCCGCCCAGCAGCAGTTCAGCGCCGGTCGATGCGGCGTCGGCCGCCTTGTCGCCGCCTATCTTGGCGGACAGTTCGGGATACTTGACGCAGAAGGTGCCGCCGAAGCCGCAGCACACCTCGGTGTTGCGCATCTCGCG
Protein-coding regions in this window:
- a CDS encoding cytochrome P450, translating into MADAVRTAAPVRFNPMDPAFMQDPHAVYARLRHEAPYLLTMGTRILTRYADVQAALKDRRLSVALIPDTIVRSARKQGVGDVGQIERFIRNSIVFTDAPEHTRLRRLINQAYTPATIRELYGLIDAEVLACLDDFDAHGNDDLVERVGQPLPVNVLCAWMGVPAMARGDIARHIHVIRYLLDPGLMTPAHFAAVGRSLATLTDYFSAHSRAVRRAGLRNLVSMLCDAESAGDRLAEEEVAFACIMSFVAGTETTQCLIGNMMVALARHPEQLRALRADAALLPQAIEETTRFETPLQLTKRVVVEPIEVNGQPVAQGEQLLLCMGSANRDETVFEHPERYDLSRKGPGHVGFGVGMHSCLGGLLARVQAERCLAAMLARYVDIDLAEPQVQWQTESLILRGPRRLPLRVHRAGPDHVRRAA
- a CDS encoding class I SAM-dependent methyltransferase — protein: MNTVAELEQDYGGSPDAIKYHYDVGREFYQLWLDDSMTYSSALWAEEGQSAKDTLAAAQRRKIDLHLQQARVSRASRVMDVGCGWGGVVAAACAMPNVQQVVGLTLSDDQAEYVRAMGLSKAEIRLESWVDHEPQAPYDSIISVGAFEHFAKPEDSIEEKIEVYRHFFEKCRQWLAPHGRMSLQSIAYGNMRREDSSAFINNEIFPASDLPTLDEIARAADGVMEITTVYNHRLHYARTMEAWARNLRSRRDEAVALVGEETTARYETYLTQTAVGFYMGKIGLLRLALRPITPSWKESAAY
- a CDS encoding acyl carrier protein, giving the protein MTEVLQQGQEARIIEWCAEYVGRALNIDPAQVGPDDELDSFGLDSAVLTSMLIEMEEWLGVDIPPSVLFSQSTLRGVAAEVAGRLA
- a CDS encoding acyl-CoA desaturase; translated protein: MAMEFEQEYQSVYTRATLGQDSQRRVIDDPYLHRLQRRHFLLFDVLPMVGAVAAFALIPVIPPGWPELGAFFVMWVISGLGISSGYHRLFAHKSYKTGKTMRVLLAIAGSMAGQGGVLSWVAMHRRHHERGDQEGDMHSPNLHGPGFKGKLRGFIHAHFTWMIAHPYPNVVHYAPDLVRERYMVAVSRRYYHWVALGFILPAVAVALITQSWLGLLTGFLWGGMVRMFVLEHGIWSLNSFCHLMGKRVFATRDQSRNIGLLAPFIFGESWHHNHHAFPGSASFGLAWYRVDPGYWFIKVLGWLGLAWDIKVPAREQIALREAQAAMAPAAGIRR
- a CDS encoding LutC/YkgG family protein, producing MNARNAVLDDIRQALGRGGATAVQPPPPPRAWQAPDHAGQVGLASLFIEKASAAQATCVRVANLQDVPAEAARYVAQWDLPPRLVAAAALCELRWPTSLQVRGGAARSDDTTAVALCEAGVAETGSLMLVSSPQTPTTLNFVPDVCIAVLRRAAIVATLEQALRRVAAAMPRTVNIITGPSRTADVEQVVEIGVHGPRQLHVILVDSP
- a CDS encoding lactate utilization protein B, translated to MPETLPDTFRQRVDRALTDAPLQSALGALGDGWIQKRRRVVSLMPEFELLREQARHLKDHVLQHLDHYLLAYERQVTQAGGKVHWARDAQQAREIVLGICRAAGARTVARGKSMVGEEIGLNAALEAAGMEVAETDLGEYIVQLAHEMPSHIVFPALHKTIGQISDLFDAHHPGRAGGAPRTVSDVVREAREVLREKFFAADVGITGANYLVAQTGTSVICTNEGNGDLSSTLARVHIVTAGIERVVPTLEDVALFTRLLGRSATGQEITAYTTFSTGPRRADDLDGPREYHVVLVDNGRSRMLAGAFRDMLRCIRCGACMNHCPVYGAVGGHAYGWVYPGPMGAVLTPLMRGIEHAPDLPNACTLNGRCQEVCPVKIPLPQLLKQLRGAQFERRLGSPMARGMLAVWAAVALRPALYRGLNRLAARALRRIAGRSGAISRLPLAQGWTRSRDLPAPQGRTFQEQWRARDASRRRAGRPQ